A window of Tautonia plasticadhaerens contains these coding sequences:
- a CDS encoding tyrosine-type recombinase/integrase yields MASLQKKGNCWYCQFYWRRRRHTFSVGRVTPAQAEARASRAQEIVDLLERGVLKLPDGVDVAAFVRHDGQPPAPLARQMASQTLTLAELRDAYLSAHGAAHEAKSLYTARIHLDHVVETLGAKFDPRTTELADLQRHVDRRCPGVSPVTAAKELSTLRTAWNWGVRLKLLSGTCPVKGLVYPKVDEKPPFQTRSEIERQLDGLDDTRRDELWDALDLTLPEIEAFLGVVRSGAAHPWIFPLVATAAHAGLRRSELVRARKADVDLDALVLTVRERKRIKGKRTTRRVSLSTALAGILEGWLAEHPGGPSLFAHAEEVARSKKRSRTTGHATGDARPSSLKGRLEGVTERARPGILPLTEHEVSDHFRRTITGTAWSIMPGLHCLRHSFISACASKGLDQRIIDEWVGHQTDEQRRRYRHLYPSVQREAMKSVFG; encoded by the coding sequence ATGGCCTCGCTCCAGAAGAAGGGCAACTGCTGGTACTGCCAGTTCTACTGGCGGAGACGCCGCCACACCTTCTCGGTGGGCCGGGTGACACCCGCCCAGGCCGAGGCGAGGGCGAGCAGGGCCCAGGAGATCGTGGATCTCCTCGAACGCGGGGTCCTGAAGTTACCCGACGGCGTCGACGTCGCGGCCTTCGTCAGGCACGACGGGCAGCCCCCCGCCCCGCTCGCACGGCAGATGGCGTCGCAGACGCTCACCCTCGCCGAGCTGCGGGACGCGTACCTCTCGGCCCACGGGGCCGCCCACGAGGCGAAGTCCCTCTACACGGCGCGTATCCACCTGGACCACGTCGTGGAGACCCTCGGGGCGAAGTTCGACCCCCGCACGACCGAGCTCGCCGACCTCCAGCGGCACGTCGACCGCAGGTGCCCGGGCGTCTCCCCCGTCACCGCCGCCAAGGAGCTCTCGACGCTCCGCACCGCCTGGAACTGGGGCGTACGACTCAAGCTCCTCTCCGGGACGTGCCCCGTGAAGGGCCTGGTCTATCCCAAGGTCGACGAGAAGCCGCCGTTCCAGACCCGCTCCGAGATCGAGCGGCAGCTGGACGGGCTCGACGACACGCGGCGGGATGAGCTCTGGGACGCCCTCGACCTGACCCTCCCCGAGATCGAGGCGTTCCTCGGGGTCGTCCGCTCGGGGGCCGCCCACCCGTGGATCTTCCCGCTCGTCGCCACCGCCGCCCACGCGGGCCTGAGGCGGAGCGAGCTGGTGCGGGCGAGGAAGGCGGACGTCGACCTGGACGCCCTGGTCCTGACCGTCCGCGAGAGGAAGCGCATCAAGGGGAAGCGGACGACCCGGCGGGTCTCGCTCTCGACCGCCCTCGCCGGGATCCTCGAAGGATGGCTCGCCGAGCACCCCGGCGGCCCGTCCCTCTTCGCACACGCCGAGGAGGTCGCCCGATCCAAGAAGCGAAGCCGAACCACCGGCCACGCGACGGGCGACGCACGGCCCAGCTCGCTGAAGGGACGCCTCGAGGGCGTCACGGAACGCGCCCGGCCCGGGATCCTGCCCCTCACCGAGCATGAGGTCTCGGACCATTTCCGCCGCACCATAACCGGCACCGCCTGGTCGATCATGCCCGGGCTCCACTGCCTCCGCCACTCGTTCATCTCGGCCTGCGCCTCCAAGGGCCTCGACCAACGCATCATCGACGAGTGGGTCGGGCACCAGACCGACGAGCAGCGTCGGCGATACCGGCACCTCTATCCCTCGGTGCAGCGGGAGGCGATGAAGAGCGTGTTCGGCTGA
- a CDS encoding type II toxin-antitoxin system prevent-host-death family antitoxin has translation MKWKLAEAKNRLSVVVNRALNEGPQTITRRNDTVVVISAETYAELTGQRRSFKDFLMSGPSLERHDLERDKSPMRDVDL, from the coding sequence ATGAAATGGAAGCTTGCCGAGGCGAAGAACCGATTGAGCGTGGTCGTGAATCGGGCACTCAACGAGGGGCCGCAGACCATCACCCGCCGGAACGATACGGTGGTCGTCATCTCGGCCGAGACGTACGCCGAGCTGACCGGACAGCGTCGGAGCTTCAAGGATTTCCTCATGAGCGGCCCATCGCTCGAAAGGCACGACCTGGAACGCGACAAGAGCCCGATGCGGGATGTGGATTTGTGA